The DNA window GCCCCGCCTCGACCCACCGCCCGAAGCGTACCGGACGACTCACCGACTGCGCGAGCGCCTGCGTACGGAGGCATATCGCTCCCCCGCACTCGTTCCGGCCTCCCCGTGGCTCGACAATGCGCCGCCCGCCCGGCCCCAGGTATCCATAACAAAGAATTCCCCGCCCCTATCCCTCAGGTTGAATACCCAAGGAACCGAGCCGGTGTGGCAATGGGTGATTCAGTGGCGACGCGCAGACGGATGGAAAACTGCCATCGTCCCCGGGTCTCGAGACACGTTTGTGCTTCCTCCGTCGGATGGCTCTTCTCCTCCGCGTACAATTGTCGTCCGGGCCGTGGACCGCACGGGCAGTATCAGTTCCGCCGTCGCTCCCAATCCTCAAACCGAATAAAACCGAGGAAGCATTACAATAAATCGGTTTTATAATGCCCCTTCTTCGCCCTCTGGGAGAAACGCTGCGGCCTCTTTCACCGTCTATATTATATGTAGGGACGTTCGTTGAGAACCGGAGCGCTCCCAGTTTCTCGCTCCTGCTCGTAGAGACTGTTTTGATTTTTGACCGTTTTGCGCCTGGGAGATTTGTACCACAGCGCTGGCGTCCCACGCGGCACAGAAAGCGGCCCCATGGGGAAAATGAGCGATCCGCAGCCGACCCATTTTGCTAGACACGCCGTCGCCGGAAGTCAAAACAGTCGCTGAGAACCTACTCGTTCTTCTCACAACCCTTCCCCTCCACTATGGCCGACGACGAGAAGAACATGACGATCGACCAGGTTGCCGAACTGGCGTACGTCTCGCGTTCCGTCGTTTCTCGGGTACTGAACGACCACCCCAACGTAAGCGATGAGGCCCGTGAGCGGGTCCTGGAAGTCATTGAGGAACACAACTACCGGCCAAATTCAATGGCGCGGAGTCTGGCCACGGACCGTTCCTACGAACTCAGCATCCTGACGCCGCGCCGGGGGGAGGAGTCGCTCGCCAATGGCTATTGGCCGCTCCTGTATTCTGGAATTTTTGAGCAGTGCCTGGAGCGCGGGTACTTCGTTTCGCTGTCGATGGTCTCCCCACAGATGAAAGATAAAATCCGGGATCGTGCGGGCGACCAGCGGTTTGATGGCTTCATTTTCATCACCCGGGAGGTGACCGAAATTGTAGAGGATACTTTTCAGGACCGGAATCTTCCAATGGTGCTCATCGGTGACGATCCGGCCTGGGAAGACCTTCTCTCCATCGATATCGACAACGTGGAAGGAGGATACAAGGCTGGGGCCCACCTCTGCTCCCTCGGCTACGACGACATTGGGGTTCTCATGGGGAACCCGCACCTCAAAGAGACCGAAGACCGGCGAGAGGGCTTCGCGGCGGCCCTGGATGATTCAGGCCGCACGGTCGCTGAAGAACACATCGCGACGGGCGACTTTTCTCAGGAAAGCGGATACGACGCCATCACTCGCTGGGTCGAGCGCGACACCGTTCCCGACGCCCTGTTTTGCATGAGCGACACGATGGCAATGGGCGCCCTGCTCGCTCTCCACGAGGCGGGGCTCCGCGTGCCCGACGACGTGGCCCTGGTCGGCTTCGATGGCCTGCCCTCGTCCCGGTATACCGTCCCCCCTCTCACCACCGTGCGGCAACCGGTGTACGAAAAGGGACAGGTCGCAGTGGATATCCTCGTGGACAAGATTGAAGATACGGATACATCGACCGACTACGAGGAGCTGGCCCCGGAGTTGGTGGTCCGACAGAGTTGTGGTGCAAATGCAGCGTAATACAGACCCCAACGGCGCTACTGTACCTGAACCAAGTTCCCGGATCGAGTATACGCCGGACGCCCCTCGCTACACGGGGTAGAGGTACCCTCTGCAGTCCACCCCTACTTTGAGGATTGAAGGGGCGTTGCTTCGACCAGCTGGTTTCCGCCCTCGGGAGTGTATTTGGCCATTTCGAAGCCGGACTGAAGACCGTATGCCCCAATCTCACCCTGGGTATTGAGGGCAAGGACCCCCACCTGCACATTCTCCGGATTGCCGTGTAGGTCCCGGACGCGCTCGACGACGCTCCGACACGCCTCCATCGGCGAAGCGCCCTGCCGCATCTTTTCGACGGCGAGATGAGAACCAGCAGTCCGAATGACTGCTTCTCCCCAGCCCGTCGCACAAGCCGCGCCCACGTCGTTGTCCACAAACAACCCAGCCCCGATGAGGGGAGAATCCCCAACTCGACCGTGCATCTTCCACTTCGTACCACTGGTCGTGCAGGCGCCCGATAGGTCTCCGTTGGCATCGAGGGCCAGCATGCCGATGGTATCGTGATTGTCGGACCCGACCTCATTCTCGACGTTCGGCTCCGGCGTCGTCACGTCCGACTGGGACGCTTTCCACTCCTCCCAGTCCTGCTTCGACTGCTCGGTCAGCAGGTCGGTCTTCTCGAACCCCTGCTCCAGTGCAAAATCGCGCGCGCCTTCTCCCACGAGCATGACGTGCGGCGTTTCCTCCATCACCTTACGGGCCACGGAGGTGGGATGCAGAATGTCTTCCAGTGCCGCGACGGACCCACAGCGGCCCCGCTCA is part of the Salinibacter sp. 10B genome and encodes:
- a CDS encoding N(4)-(beta-N-acetylglucosaminyl)-L-asparaginase, with amino-acid sequence MPNRRDFLKTSAIASIGASPMLAAYGGGASASQRQKPVVVSTWRHGQPANAAAWEVLSDEGTALDAVEAGVRVTEANPETRTVGRGGYPDRTGVVTLDACVMDERGRCGSVAALEDILHPTSVARKVMEETPHVMLVGEGARDFALEQGFEKTDLLTEQSKQDWEEWKASQSDVTTPEPNVENEVGSDNHDTIGMLALDANGDLSGACTTSGTKWKMHGRVGDSPLIGAGLFVDNDVGAACATGWGEAVIRTAGSHLAVEKMRQGASPMEACRSVVERVRDLHGNPENVQVGVLALNTQGEIGAYGLQSGFEMAKYTPEGGNQLVEATPLQSSK
- a CDS encoding LacI family DNA-binding transcriptional regulator encodes the protein MADDEKNMTIDQVAELAYVSRSVVSRVLNDHPNVSDEARERVLEVIEEHNYRPNSMARSLATDRSYELSILTPRRGEESLANGYWPLLYSGIFEQCLERGYFVSLSMVSPQMKDKIRDRAGDQRFDGFIFITREVTEIVEDTFQDRNLPMVLIGDDPAWEDLLSIDIDNVEGGYKAGAHLCSLGYDDIGVLMGNPHLKETEDRREGFAAALDDSGRTVAEEHIATGDFSQESGYDAITRWVERDTVPDALFCMSDTMAMGALLALHEAGLRVPDDVALVGFDGLPSSRYTVPPLTTVRQPVYEKGQVAVDILVDKIEDTDTSTDYEELAPELVVRQSCGANAA